A DNA window from Cydia pomonella isolate Wapato2018A chromosome 18, ilCydPomo1, whole genome shotgun sequence contains the following coding sequences:
- the LOC133528003 gene encoding carboxylic ester hydrolase-like, with product MFYLIVLLFSSAYAQTIVNTTQGEVQGAQANDGNYSVFYGVHYAGSTSGANRFKAPPPPPRYPGVFHAIDRTVICAHPTPRGIVGVEDCLVLNIHTKNVTTPKPVMVILLGDEYSSIDIKQYSYRRLVESDVVVVTMNYRLSIFGFLCLGVPEAPGNAGLKDIVRGLQWIQDNIAGFGGDPNNVLLFGHGSGAAMVDLITLSPLATNLVNKAITQSGSSLAPWAIAYEPIKYAQVFAEQLSYTGETPGGLASKLITTDVSLLAPALQSISFLNNSVLFAPCIENKALNDTFLTEAPIDLIRSGNYSHIPFIAGYTDREGTIRAVEAVNEGWLERMQTNFTDFIQVDLGFNATVNKTVVANNIRTFYWDNRAVNMETITDYLNYHGDTAVVVSVIRGARERALTSRAAVRLLEFTYRGTRNSDWLYHQIPIDGVWHGAVLNYLFDYDLKPEDENARASLVRRFVSFASTGEPTNDQVTWLPINANAFNYLYYAGDSSTALVTLQESARVNPHSGRMSFWDNLYDAYYVRPPPVSSAEKIIGLAFVLALAQVVLAYL from the exons atgttttatttaatagtgttGTTATTTTCAAGTGCGTACGCGCAAACCATAGTAAATACTACGCAAGGCGAGGTGCAAGGTGCACAGGCGAATGATGGGAACTATTCAGTGTTTTATGGAGTACATTATGCTGGTTCGACGTCTGGGGCTAACCGGTTCAAG GCACCGCCCCCACCACCAAGATACCCTGGCGTGTTCCATGCTATCGACAGGACAGTAATATGTGCCCATCCCACCCCTCGAGGAATCGTAGGAGTAGAGGACTGCCTAGTCCTCAACATCCACACGAAGAACGTGACGACGCCCAAACCAGTTATGGTCATTCTACTTGGAGATGAGTACTCTTCTATCGACATCAAGCAGTACTCTTATAGAAGACTCGTTGAATCTGACGTGGTTGTGGTCACCATGAATTACAGATTATCTATCTTCGGATTCTTATGCTTGGGTGTTCCTGAAGCACCGGGCAATGCAGGACTAAAAGATATTGTGCGAGGATTACAATGGATACAGGACAATATTGCTGGATTCGGCGGCGATCCGAACAATGTGCTTCTATTTGGGCATGGTTCGGGAGCGGCTATGGTAGATTTGATCACACTATCTCCGTTAGCAACCAATTTAGTTAATAAAGCTATAACGCAGAGCGGTTCTTCTTTAGCACCATGGGCTATTGCTTACGAACCTATCAAATATGCCCAAGTTTTTGCAGAACAGCTCAGTTACACAGGGGAAACTCCAGGGGGACTGGCTAGCAAATTAATCACAACTGACGTATCCCTCCTGGCTCCAGCATTACAGAGCATTAGTTTCCTGAACAACTCCGTCCTTTTCGCTCCATGCATTGAAAACAAAGCTCTCAACGATACTTTCCTCACTGAAGCTCCCATTGATTTAATAAGATCTGGCAACTACAGCCATATTCCTTTTATAGCCGGATACACGGACAGAGAAGGCACGATCAGAGCTGTTGAAGCGGTTAATGAGGGGTGGCTAGAAAGAATGCAAACGAATTTCACAGACTTCATCCAAGTCGATTTAGGATTCAATGCAACAGTGAACAAAACCGTTGTAGCTAACAATATAAGAACGTTTTACTGGGATAATAGAGCAGTGAATATGGAGACGATAACTGATTACTTAAACTATCATGGAGATACGGCAGTAGTTGTGTCTGTGATAAGAGGGGCCAGGGAAAGAGCGTTAACCTCAAGAGCTGCCGTGAGACTCTTGGAGTTCACATATAGAGGCACTAGGAATTCCGATTGGCTGTACCATCAAATTCCGATCGACGGAGTGTGGCACGGCGCTGTTCTGAACTACCTGTTCGATTACGACCTGAAGCCGGAGGACGAGAACGCCAGGGCGTCACTAGTCAGGCGCTTCGTGTCATTCGCTAGTACCGG AGAGCCCACGAACGACCAAGTGACCTGGCTACCAATAAACGCAAACGCTTTCAACTACCTCTACTACGCCGGCGACTCCTCAACTGCCCTCGTCACCCTTCAAGAATCCGCGCGCGTCAACCCTCACTCCGGCCGAATGAGCTTCTGGGACAACCTGTATGACGCGTATTACGTGCGTCCTCCACCCGTGTCTTCGGCGGAAAAGATAATTGGCCTCGCTTTCGTGTTAGCGTTAGCGCAAGTTGTGCTtgcttatttataa